One window of Drosophila busckii strain San Diego stock center, stock number 13000-0081.31 chromosome 3L, ASM1175060v1, whole genome shotgun sequence genomic DNA carries:
- the LOC108600260 gene encoding uncharacterized protein LOC108600260: MLLDAIIWLPTLFTYLFFLFILIILFFIVAYVSHKIYISIYDNLPLPAAPNSRSLLSMRSEQLRDQPSARTIWIQNRSQIYESTAVRAVLSLEPCYLVSVELDIYCNPKKRNISFMCNCEEPVDHCAATSKRESKTMRVLKHYDHLSQVPRLKVLMRCSERQYLSNMRYVLDDVINDVKDAQDACCSDNINSEACKIPEKASSRRSTAVPKY; this comes from the exons ATGTTGCTGGACGCCATTATTTGGTTACCCACACTATTCACATACCTTTTCTTTCTGTTCATACTCATCATACTGTTCTTCATCGTGGCCTACGTCAGTCACAAGATCTACATCTCCATCTATGACAATCTGCCGCTGCCGGCGGCGCCCAACTCTCGCTCGCTGCTGAGCATGCGCTCCGAGCAGTTGCGCGATCAACCCAGTGCACGCACCATCTGGATACAGAATCGTTCGCAGATCTACGAGTCCACAGCGG TGCGCGCTGTGCTCTCACTGGAGCCCTGCTATCTGGTCAGTGTGGAGTTGGACATTTACTGCAATCCCAAAAAACGTAATATTAGCTTTATGTGCAATTGCGAGGAGCCAGTGGATCACTGCGCTGCCACGAGCAAGCGTGAGAGCAAAACAATGCGTGTGCTTAAGCACTATGATCATCTGTCGCAGGTGCCGCGCCTTAAGGTTCTGATGCGCTGCAGCGAGCGGCAATATCTCAGCAATATGCGCTATGTGCTGGATGACGTCATCAATGATGTCAAGGATGCGCAAGATGCGTGCTGCTCAGATAACATCAATAGCGAAGCATGCAAAATACCAGAGAAAGCTTCCAGCCGGCGCTCAACTGCAGTGCCAAAGTATTAG
- the LOC108600541 gene encoding COP9 signalosome complex subunit 3: protein MGSALENYVNQVRTLSAAGSYRELADELPESLSLLVRNWSILDNVLETLDMQQHTLGVLYVLLGKLHSAGTANPEPVQIIQLMRDLVQRCNVEQLRFAVCPFYELCHLFSDFVVQHNLSILGIKVLTRAIEQIKQMDTQLTPIHADLCQLSLKAKNFSLVLPYLNTDMTDISTVAAECKNQQQQQPQHTLDANNDAKYFLLYYYYGGMIYTAVKNYERALYFFEVCITTPAMAMSHIMLEAYKKFLMVSLIVEGKIAYIPKNAQVIGRFMRPLANHYHDLVNVYGNSSSEELRIIILKYSDAFTRDNNIGLAKQVATSLYKRNIQRLTKTFLTLSLSDVASRVQLPSALEAERYILNMIKSGEIFASINQKDGMVLFKDDPEQYNLPDMFLNVQTNITQVLDLVKQINKMEEEIILNPMYVKKALGNQDEDLASQHPKTYSGDPTD, encoded by the exons ATGGGCAGCGCGCTGGAAAACTATGTCAATCAGGTGCGCACACTGAGCGCTGCGG GTAGTTACCGGGAATTGGCGGATGAGCTGCCCGAGTCACTGTCGCTACTAGTGCGCAACTGGAGTATACTGGACAATGTTCTGGAGACGCTGGACATGCAACAGCACACACTGGGCGTGCTTTATGTGCTACTGGGGAAGTTGCACAGCGCGGGCACGGCCAATCCGGAGCCGGTACAAATAATTCAGCTAATGCGTGACCTTGTGCAGCGTTGTAATGTAGAGCAGCTAAGATTTGCCGTTTGTCCCT TCTATGAGCTGTGCCATTTGTTTTCGGACTTTGTGGTGCAGCACAATCTCAGCATTTTGGGCATAAAGGTGCTAACGCGCGCCATAGAACAGATCAAACAAATGGATACTCAACTGACGCCCATACATGCCGATCTCTGCCAGCTGAGCCTTAAAGCGAAAAACTTTAGTCTGGTGCTGCCCTATTTGAATACAGATATGACGGACATCTCCACCGTGGCTGCGGAatgcaaaaatcaacaacaacaacagccgcaacATACGCTG GATGCAAACAACGATGCGAAGTATTTTCTGTTGTACTATTACTATGGTGGCATGATCTATACGGCTGTGAAGAACTATGAGCGTGCATTGTACTTCTTTGAGGTGTGCATAACCACGCCAGCCATGGCCATGTCGCATATCATGCTGGAAGCATACAAAAAGTTTCTCATGGTTTCATTGATCGTCGAGGGCAAG ATAGCGTATATACCAAAGAACGCACAAGTCATTGGACGCTTTATGCGACCATTGGCGAATCATTACCACGATCTGGTCAATGTGTATGGTAACTCATCAAGCGAGGAGTTGCGCATTATTATTCTCAAGTACAGTGATGCATTTACGCGTGATAACAACATAGGTCTGGCCAAGCAGGTGGCCACATCTCTATACAAACGTAACATACAGCGATTAACGAAAACCTTCCTGACGCTCTCGCTCAGCGATGTGGCTAGCCGCGTCCAGCTGCCCAGCGCCCTGGAAGCCGAACGCTATATATTGAATATG ATCAAGTCGGGTGAAATCTTTGCCAGTATCAATCAGAAGGATGGCATGGTGCTATTCAAAGATGATCCCGAGCAGTACAATCTACCAGACATGTTCCTTAATGTGCAAACGAACATAACACAGGTGCTCGATTTGgtgaaacaaattaataaaatggaAGAAGAGATTATTTTAAATCCAATG TATGTAAAAAAAGCGCTGGGAAATCAGGATGAGGACTTGGCGTCACAGCATCCCAAGACTTACTCAGG cGATCCCACGGATTGA
- the LOC108600258 gene encoding cAMP-dependent protein kinase type I regulatory subunit isoform X6 — translation MEQVKLDASKQVISPDDCDDLSPMPQTAAPPVRRRGGISAEPVTEEDAYNYVKKVVPKDYKTMNALSKAIAKNVLFAHLDESERSDIFDAMFPVNHNAGENIIQQGDEGDNFYVIDVGEVDVFVNSELVTTISEGGSFGELALIYGTPRAATVRARSDVKLWGIDRDSYRRILMGSTIRKRKMYEEFLSRVSILESLDKWERLTVADSLETCAFEDGETIVKQGAAGDDFYIILEGCAVVLQQRSEQGEEPAEVGRLGSSDYFGEIALLLDRPRAATVVARGPLKCVKLDRARFERVLGPCADILKRNITQYNSFVSLSV, via the exons GAACAAGTCAAACTGGATGCCAGCAAACAGGTAATCAGTCCAGACGACTGCGACGATCTCAGTCCAATGCCACAAACCGCTGCACCACCTGTGCGTAGGCGCGGCGGCATCTCCGCCGAGCCCGTCACCGAAGAGGATGCCTACAACTATGTGAAGAAAGTGGTGCCCAAGGACTACAAGACAATGAATGCGCTCTCCAAGGCTATTGCCAAGAATGTGCTCTTTGCGCATTTGGATGAGAGCGAACGCTCCGACATATTCGATGCCATGTTTCCGGTCAATCACAATGCGGGCGAGAATATTATACAGCAGGGCGATGAGGGTGACAATTTCTACGTAATCGATGTGGGCGAGGTGGAT GTGTTTGTGAACTCTGAGCTGGTGACCACCATTAGCGAGGGCGGCAGCTTTGGCGAGCTGGCGCTTATCTATGGCACACCACGTGCCGCCACAGTGCGCGCCAGGAGCGACGTCAAACTGTGGGGCATCGATCGCGACTCCTACAGACGCATTCTGATGGGTTCAACCATACGCAAACGCAAAATGTACGAGGAGTTTCTGTCTCGCGTCTCCATACTGGAGAGTCTGGACAAGTGGGAGCGCCTCACAGTTGCCGATTCGCTGGAGACGTGCGCCTTCGAGGATGGCGAGACCATTGTGAAACAGGGCGCCGCTGGCGATGACTTCTATATCATCCTGGAAGGCTGTGCTGTGGTGCTGCAACAGCGCTCTGAG CAGGGCGAGGAACCAGCTGAAGTGGGTCGTCTGGGGTCTAGCGATTACTTTGGTGagattgcgctgctgctggaccGACCACGTGCGGCTACGGTCGTGGCTCGTGGCCCGCTTAAGTGCGTAAAGTTGGATCGTGCGAG ATTTGAACGTGTTTTGGGACCCTGCGCGGACATACTTAAGCGCAATATAACGCAGTATAACAGTTTTGTTTCATTGTCTGTCTAG
- the LOC108600543 gene encoding claspin: MSQTAEETATTAENEDKEDCSMEKLQIDEEDEKNLSAEDILGGNTLIMSDSEDDAADSAGVESTADHIQKENVETTEAYNEEEDDLVRKPRKKISAIIDSDSESDMESKEAATKQNSVRERELNDKVVLKQRKKISALIDTDSEEEAASKLVTLNSESEGELKDKVVPKQRKKISALIDTDSEQEDAPKLVTPVKKKSKRTAKKKQQIQESDDEKTSIQSECDQEQLETAMKSKLKDLVDSESDHSNVDDEMDHDQSNGAAPDKSKNAKPLRASAKQAMDTMQAIQSEQQRLHREAHISVPYHQPKPRTLKEFLNRRTINQPLETALAGGSPMPLKREPRRSMAVRMNSEELQAYAKLMEERAKEATEFFKSDSEQDDDDDRDKEDIDKPAVQLAVIEDEKEPEQPALTMEEVEELLGTGTEPEQESLPSALVEGSPIKASLVTEVVELPRLDLSTLAASPSVKPTTPRISEAIRRLKDEVGTDASPSLRGDANMVIDLETGDMFAKKPTGVDDLLQRLMKTREAKKHKTTETVNILSTSHGKLELSKITRQLHDEEPVQKEQKPGAAYLKLQEQLKALINKKRMEDMRKKQVEEMEEEEVDDMDIDEEYEPDAKPGKKEFAVNEDEEIVDELPEETAEEEEPDADKETEDTGEDEQENELEADNDSSSSSESEPEEQVEGKRKSRIIRAFEDDNSDEELLQTPKPGTTAPVTATQLQLSDQNLLFDAESQRTPSDDENELLGLCSGKFSGTQGSTEAPTVGAIISQIPITQAEPASQMPDELEALCSGVFETQKPELEIEPASNKILSSDEEQQAEKPRQKKLTKKRQKKKAKLGFSDDEESVDEEEDEELSAGELEPVEDVPETFVDYDSEENEILVEMTKKDRKMRAANFVEKEAELSESEWGSADEDEKNMDTYDMELGDEDQFDREKLQHELGQIHARKMLDQDIRDVRKIKEMLFEDDEGAVRQRQFRWKNADNAGFSLDDQGTNLADGEANEGSGDEENEHLWRKVRFEREQLLLEKGLKAEAANSPLPLSPAVGNTSIGAVRKMTIIRTKTTNVELKKNSPFLISKNVSNVQQQQRAVRGSFLVRDKDTLNKLAGMTKGAAGDVDGAAGTVSKAKAKNFVFATLTEEEHENQKRKAADLLNSSSETGINFMKKPRLEPRREKCLIDQLL, encoded by the exons ATGAGTCAAACTGCAGAAGAAACTGCAACAACTGCAGAAAATGAAGACAAAGAAGACTGTTCTATGGAAAAACTACAGATTGACGAAGAAGACGAAAAGAATTTGTCAGCGGAAGACATTTTAGGCGGCAACACATTGATCATGTCAGATAGTGAAGACGACGCAGCAGACTCTGCAGGAGTAGAATCAACTGCTGATCATATACAGAAGGAAAATGTGGAAACAACAGAAGCTTATAATGAAGAAGAGGATGATTTGGTGCGTAAGCCCAGAAAGAAGATTTCGGCAATAATAGACTCGGACAGCGAGTCAGATATGGAGTCCAaggaagcagcaacaaagcaaaacagtGTCAGAGAGAGGGAGCTAAATGACAAAGTGGTTCTGAAGCAAAGGAAAAAAATATCAGCGCTTATTGATACTGATAGCGAAGAGGAGGCTGCTTCAAAATTGGTAACGCTAAATAGTGAAAGTGAGGGGGAGCTAAAAGACAAAGTAGTTCcgaaacaaagaaaaaaaatatcagcTCTTATTGATACGGATAGTGAGCAGGAGGATGCGCCAAAACTAGTCACGCCTGtcaaaaaaaagagcaagagaactgcgaaaaagaagcaacaaatCCAGGAAAGTGATGATGAGAAAACCTCAATACAATCAGAATGCGATCAAGAGCAATTGGAAACAGCCATGAAGAGCAAACTTAAAGATCTGGTTGACTCTGAGTCGGATCACAGTAATGTGGACGATGAAATGGACCACGACCAGTCCAACGGTGCTGCACCAGACAAGTCAAAGAATGCAAAGCCTCTGCGG GCCTCTGCCAAGCAAGCGATGGACACTATGCAAGCCATACAGAGCGAGCAACAGCGACTGCATCGTGAGGCGCATATAAGTGTGCCATATCACCAACCCAAACCGCGCACTTTAAAGGAGTTTCTTAACCGGCGTACTATCAATCAGCCACTGGAAACAGCATTGGCTGGTGGTAGCCCAATGCCGCTTAAGCGAGAGCCTAGAAGATCGATGGCAGTGCGCATGAACAGTGAGGAGCTGCAGGCATATGC CAAATTAATGGAAGAGCGCGCCAAAGAGGCTACTGAGTTTTTCAAATCTGACTCGGAGCaagatgatgacgacgatAGAGATAAGGAAGATATTGACAAGCCAGCTGTGCAATTGGCTGTAATAGAAGATGAAAAGGAACCTGAGCAGCCAGCTTTAACAATGGAAGAGGTTGAAGAGCTATTGGGTACTGGcacagagccagagcaagaGTCACTACCAAGCGCACTAGTTGAAGGATCTCCTATAAAAGCATCTTTAGTCACAGAGGTGGTTGAGTTGCCGAGATTGGATCTAAGCACCTTAGCCGCATCACCGTCTGTAAAACCGACAACACCTAGAATAAGTGAAGCCATAAGACGTCTAAAAGATGAAGTAGGCACTGATGCAAGTCCTTCACTAAGAGGCGATGCCAACATGGTTATTGATTTGGAGACCGGCGACATGTTTGCTAAAAAGCCTACAGGTGTGGATGATTTACTTCAGCGTCTGATGAAAACACGCGAagccaaaaaacacaaaactacTGAGACGGTCAA CATTCTATCTACGTCGCATGGCAAACTTGAGCTATCAAAGATTACAAGACAGTTGCATGATGAGGAGCCTGTACAAAAGGAACAGAAACCCGGTGCAGCCTACCTCAAATTGCAGGAACAGCTCAAAGCTTTAATCAACAAGAAACGTATGGAGGATATGCGCAAAAAGCAAGTTGAAGAAATGGAGGAGGAGGAAGTGGATGATATGGACATAGATGAAGAATATGAACCAGATGCGAAGCCAGgcaaaaaagaatttgcaGTAAATGAAGATGAAGAAATAGTAGATGAGTTGCCAGAAGAAACTGCAGAGGAAGAAGAACCTGATGCCGACAAGGAAACGGAGGACACAGGCGAGGATGAACAGGAAAATGAGCTGGAAGCGGATAATgacagcagtagcagcagtgAAAGTGAGCCTGAGGAACAAGTTGAAGGCAAACGCAAAAGTCGCATCATTCGTGCCTTTGAGGACGACAACTCTGATGAGGAGTTGCTTCAAACCCCTAAGCCGGGCACAACAGCGCCAGTGACCgccacacagctgcagctgtccgatcagaatttgttgtttgatGCGGAGAGCCAGCGCACGCCCAGCGATGATGAAAATGAACTGCTGGGTCTTTGCTCTGGAAAATTCTCAGGAACGCAGGGGTCCACAGAAGCGCCTACAGTTGGCGCAATCATCAGCCAAATACCCATCACACAAGCTGAACCTGCCAGCCAAATGCCTGATGAACTAGAGGCGCTCTGCTCAGGCGTATTTGAAACGCAAAAGCCGGAGCTAGAGATTGAGCCGGCGAGCAATAAAATCTTGTCCAGCGATGAGGAACAGCAGGCTGAGAAGCCGCGGCAAAAGAAGCTAACAAAGAAGCGACAAAAGAAAAAGGCAAAGCTGGGTTTCTCTGATGATGAGGAAAGCGTAGATGAGGAAGAAGATGAGGAGCTATCAGCTGGCGAGCTGGAACCTGTAGAGGATGTGCCTGAAACATTTGTGGATTATGATTCCGAAGAGAATGAAATTTTAGTTGAAATGACCAAAAAAGATCGTAAAATGCGTGCAGCAAATTTTGTGGAAAAAGAAGCGGAACTATCCGAATCAGAATGGGGCTCAGCAGATGAGGATGAAAAAAATATGGATACATATGACATGGAGCTGGGCGATGAAGACCAGTTTGATCGAGAGAAGCTGCAACATGAACTGGGACAAATACACGC TCGCAAAATGCTTGATCAGGACATAAGGGATGTGCGTAAGATCAAGGAAATGCTGTTTGAGGATGATGAAGGCGCTGTTCGCCAGCGTCAATTTCGGTGGAAAAATGCGGATAATGCTGGCTTCAGTTTGGATGATCAAGGCACGAATCTAGCTGATGGAGAAGCCAATGAAGGCAGTGGGGATGAGGAGAATGAGCACCTATGGCGTAAAGTTCGGTTTGAGCGTGAGCAGCTACTGCTGGAAAAAGGCCTCAAAGCTGAGGCAGCAAACAGCCCGCTGCCTTTATCGCCAGCAGTGGGAAATACTAGCATTGGCGCAGTGCGCAAGATGACCATCATCAGGACCAAAACTACAAATGTTGAGCTGAAAAAGAATTCACCATTTTTGATCTCAAAGAATGTCAGCAAcgttcaacaacaacaacgtgcaGTGCGTGGCTCTTTCCTAGTACGAGACAAAGATACTCTCAACAAACTGGCGGGTATGACCAAAGGTGCAGCGGGCGATGTGGATGGAGCAGCGGGCACTGTttccaaagccaaagccaaaaactttGTGTTTGCCACGCTTACAGAGGAAGAGCATGAG aATCAAAAACGCAAAGCTGCGGATTTgctaaacagcagcagtgaaaCGGGCATTAATTTTATGAAGAAGCCACGGCTTGAGCCACGCAGAGAAAAGTGCCTTATAGAtcagctgctttaa
- the LOC108598033 gene encoding THUMP domain-containing protein 1 homolog produces MEPVNKKAKMVNDSKFKQNKKKYFQQSKKQLLQAGLRGFLVTCNMNEKACVRECYNLLNHYADNLYGPEAPEAGDKPQQQTSPKEADSDSDDLEAAAAKCREAVKQRKVRFQNVDTGTQNCLFIRTQLEDPVGMGKHIVTDIATTGKAMSRFVLRLVPIEAVCRANMQDIINAAGTLFDKHFLKEPTTYGIIFNHRYNQKITRDQIIKDLAELVNSKNIGNKVDLQHAKKSIIVEVLRGWCLLSVIDNYLECKKYNLAELANPGSTQENSHGKSNQQEQQPETQAIETVVADAAE; encoded by the coding sequence ATGGAACCTgtcaataaaaaagcaaaaatggtTAACGACAGCAAATTCAAGCAAAATAAGAAGAAATATTTCCAGCAGAGCAAGAAGCAGTTACTGCAGGCTGGCCTGCGAGGCTTTCTTGTTACCTGCAACATGAATGAAAAGGCATGTGTACGTGAGTGCTACAATCTGTTGAACCACTACGCCGACAACTTGTACGGACCAGAAGCGCCAGAAGCTGGTGAtaaaccgcagcagcagacatCACCTAAGGAAGCTGATTCTGACAGCGATGACTtggaagctgctgcagccaaatgCCGTGAGGCTGTGAAGCAACGCAAGGTGCGCTTTCAAAACGTGGACACAGGAACCCAAAACTGTTTGTTTATACGCACACAGCTGGAAGATCCAGTGGGGATGGGCAAGCATATAGTGACAGATATTGCAACCACTGGCAAAGCCATGTCACGCTTTGTCCTGCGCCTGGTACCCATTGAGGCAGTATGCCGCGCCAATATGCAGGACATTATAAACGCAGCTGGCACACTATTTGATAAGCACTTTCTGAAGGAGCCCACCACATATGGCATTATTTTCAATCATCGTTACAATCAAAAGATTACGCGTGATCAGATCATCAAGGATCTTGCTGAACTGGTCAACTCAAAGAATATAGGCAATAAGGTGGATCTGCAGCATGCCAAGAAGTCAATTATTGTGGAGGTGCTGCGTGGATGGTGCCTGCTCAGCGTCATTGACAACTATCTGGAGTGCAAAAAATACAATCTAGCGGAGTTGGCAAATCCTGGCAGCACACAGGAGAACTCACATGGCAAGAGCAaccagcaggagcagcagcctgAAACGCAAGCCATAGAAACTGTTGTAGCCGACGCTGCTGAATAA
- the LOC108600542 gene encoding peroxisomal membrane protein PMP34: MVAQSKLGQVFNHQNWVHAVSGAAGGCIAMSTFYPLDTVRSRLQLEESGEVRSTKQVIKEIVLGEGFQSLYRGLAPVLQSLCISNFVYFYTFHALKAVTSNGSRAQQSALKDLLLGSIAGIINVFTTTPFWVVNTRLRMRNVAGTSDEVNKHYKSLFQGLRYVAKTEGVAGLWSGTIPSLMLVSNPALQFMMYELLKRNIQIFTGNEVGSLGYFLIGAIAKAFATVLTYPLQLVQTKQRHRTRQAANVASTSQQAGKQQTPSMFELMVSILQHQGIGGLFRGLEAKILQTVLTAALMFMAYEKIASFVKLLLKRNA, translated from the exons atggTGGCACAATCAAAGCTAGGCCAGGTGTTTAACCATCAGAACTGGGTGCATGCCGTCTCCGGCGCAGCA GGCGGCTGCATTGCTATGAGCACTTTCTACCCACTGGACACGGTGCGTTCGCGCTTACAAC TTGAAGAAAGCGGCGAGGTGCGCAGCACCAAACAGGTTATTAAGGAGATTGTGCTGGGCGAGGGATTCCAGTCACTGTACCGTGGTCTGGCACCTGTGCTACAGAGTCTATGCATTTCGAATTTTGTCTACTTTTACACATTCCATGCGCTGAAGGCGGTAACCTCAAATGGTTCGCGTGCCCAACAGAGCGCTCTTAAGGATCTACTGCTGGGCAGTATAGCTGGaattataaatgtattcaCTACCACTCCGTTTTGGGTGGTTAATACTCGACTACGTATGCGCAACGTAGCAGGCACCTCGGATGAGGTCAACAAGCACTACAAGAGTCTATTCCAGGGTCTCAGGTATGTGGCCAAGACAGAAGGCGTAGCCGGACTTTGGTCTGGAACCATACCCTCCCTAATGCTCGTCTCGAATCCGGCGCTGCAGTTCATGATGTACGAACTGCTTAAACGCAATATTCAAATCTTCACGGGCAATGAAGTTGGAAGCTTGGGCTACTTTCTAATTGGTGCTATAGCCAAAGCATTTGCCACTGTGTTGACCTATCCGTTGCAGCTGGTGCAGACTAAGCAGCGTCATCGCACCAGACAAGCGGCCAATGTGGCCTCCACCTCACAGCAGGCGGGAAAGCAACAGACGCCTAGCATGTTCGAGCTTATGGTTAGCATACTGCAGCATCAAGGCATTGGCGGACTTTTCCGTGGTCTGGAGGCCAAAATATTGCAGACTGTGCTAACGGCTGCGCTCATGTTCATGGCATACGAGAAAATTGCCAGCTTTGTGAAACTGCTGCTCAAGCGCAATGCCTAA
- the LOC108600258 gene encoding cAMP-dependent protein kinase type I regulatory subunit isoform X5 → MSKEQVKLDASKQVISPDDCDDLSPMPQTAAPPVRRRGGISAEPVTEEDAYNYVKKVVPKDYKTMNALSKAIAKNVLFAHLDESERSDIFDAMFPVNHNAGENIIQQGDEGDNFYVIDVGEVDVFVNSELVTTISEGGSFGELALIYGTPRAATVRARSDVKLWGIDRDSYRRILMGSTIRKRKMYEEFLSRVSILESLDKWERLTVADSLETCAFEDGETIVKQGAAGDDFYIILEGCAVVLQQRSEQGEEPAEVGRLGSSDYFGEIALLLDRPRAATVVARGPLKCVKLDRARFERVLGPCADILKRNITQYNSFVSLSV, encoded by the exons aTGTCAAAG GAACAAGTCAAACTGGATGCCAGCAAACAGGTAATCAGTCCAGACGACTGCGACGATCTCAGTCCAATGCCACAAACCGCTGCACCACCTGTGCGTAGGCGCGGCGGCATCTCCGCCGAGCCCGTCACCGAAGAGGATGCCTACAACTATGTGAAGAAAGTGGTGCCCAAGGACTACAAGACAATGAATGCGCTCTCCAAGGCTATTGCCAAGAATGTGCTCTTTGCGCATTTGGATGAGAGCGAACGCTCCGACATATTCGATGCCATGTTTCCGGTCAATCACAATGCGGGCGAGAATATTATACAGCAGGGCGATGAGGGTGACAATTTCTACGTAATCGATGTGGGCGAGGTGGAT GTGTTTGTGAACTCTGAGCTGGTGACCACCATTAGCGAGGGCGGCAGCTTTGGCGAGCTGGCGCTTATCTATGGCACACCACGTGCCGCCACAGTGCGCGCCAGGAGCGACGTCAAACTGTGGGGCATCGATCGCGACTCCTACAGACGCATTCTGATGGGTTCAACCATACGCAAACGCAAAATGTACGAGGAGTTTCTGTCTCGCGTCTCCATACTGGAGAGTCTGGACAAGTGGGAGCGCCTCACAGTTGCCGATTCGCTGGAGACGTGCGCCTTCGAGGATGGCGAGACCATTGTGAAACAGGGCGCCGCTGGCGATGACTTCTATATCATCCTGGAAGGCTGTGCTGTGGTGCTGCAACAGCGCTCTGAG CAGGGCGAGGAACCAGCTGAAGTGGGTCGTCTGGGGTCTAGCGATTACTTTGGTGagattgcgctgctgctggaccGACCACGTGCGGCTACGGTCGTGGCTCGTGGCCCGCTTAAGTGCGTAAAGTTGGATCGTGCGAG ATTTGAACGTGTTTTGGGACCCTGCGCGGACATACTTAAGCGCAATATAACGCAGTATAACAGTTTTGTTTCATTGTCTGTCTAG
- the LOC108599048 gene encoding uncharacterized protein LOC108599048: MLDPISDTPLVLAYVFMSLLVLIVSFILFNVVHKLYGSMGVESIDGRVGVTSHNSALKTTMLEVNALKTG, from the coding sequence ATGTTGGATCCCATTTCGGATACACCGCTGGTGCTGGCCTATGTGTTTATGTCGCTGCTGGTTCTAATTGTCAGCTTTATACTCTTCAATGTGGTGCACAAGCTCTATGGCAGCATGGGCGTGGAGAGCATCGATGGGCGCGTGGGCGTGACGAGCCACAATAGTGCTTTAAAGACAACCATGCTGGAAGTAAACGCGCTGAAAACCGGTTAA